TCCTTCTCGAAGACCCCCTCGACGCCCTTGCCGCCGTCGGGGAAACGCTTCACGTTGGCAAAGGCGCCCTCTTCGATCGAGCGCATCAGGCCGCGCAGCTTGATCTTCTTCAGCAGCGCCAGGGCCTCGTCCATCACCTGCCGCGCGCGTCGCGCGATCTTGCCGTTATTCTGGAAGAGAATTTCGTCCCGGATGCTCTTCGCGCCGCGGAAGATGTAGTTGGCGTTCTTGAGGCTTAAATAACGATCCTGCACGAAGGGGTTGTGGATCGCCTCGGTATGCATGCCCATCAGTTGGATGGTCTGCCCGGTCATGATGCCGGCCAGGTTGAAGAGCCCGTCGTAGAGGTAGCTGAAGAAGATGTCGCCGCTCTTGTGCTTGGTGGGCGGCATGAACTTGATCGGAGAGCGCGGGAAGACCTCGCGGATCAGCTGGGCCTGGGCCCACTCGTAGAGGATGGAATCCTCGATCCAGGGGTCGATCTCGTAGGCGTGCCCCAGGGAAATCTGGTTTTCTGGCAGGCCCGCCGCCTTGGCGAAGGCCTCGTTGAGGAAGTGGCTGGCCAGCACCTGGTAGTAATACTTATGCGACTCGGCCGTGGTCAGGTAGTTGTCCTCTCCGGTCTGGATGGTGATGCCGGAGAGGGCGCAGATGCGGCGGCTGAAATACTGGTCGACGAAATTCCGCTTCATGTTGATGTCGCGGAACAGGATGCCGTACATCGCGTCGTTGAGCAGGTAGTCGACGCCCTCGAGGGCGCCCAGGACGGCGATCTCGGGCATGCAGAGGCCGGAAGAGTAATTGGTGAGGCCGATGCGCCGCTTGAGCTTCTTCTCGCTGTGGTCGAGGGCCTGCCGCATCAGGCGGAAATTCTCCTGGGTGGCGAAGGTCCCGCCGAAACCCTCGGTGGTCTCGCCCTCGGGGACGTAGTCGAGCAGGCTCTGCGCGGTGGAGCGGATCACCGCGATGATGTCGGCGCCCATCTCGGCCGCGGCCTGCGCCTGCCAGATGTCCTCTTGGATGTTGCCGGTGGCCACGATCACGTAGCGCAAGGGCGCCGCGGACAGGGCCCAGGCCGGGCGCTTTTTCTTCTTCTCGCCGGCGGCGCGGAGCTTGGCGACGGTCTTCGCCAGAAAGGCCTGGCAGGCCTCGTCGATCTTTTCGGCCGGAGCGGCCTCGAGCTTGCCCAAGTCGATCTCATCCGCGACGATCTTACGGGCGAGCGTGGTAGGCGTCAGCCGTGGGTGCTGCGCGGCCGCCAGCCCGAACCAATAACCGGCCCCCTTGTGCAGACGCTCGACGCCGATCTTGTCGAGCAAGGCGTTGACCAGCGGGTAGCGGCCCTGCGGCGCGGGCTCTTTGGAATCTTCTTCCAGGGGGCCCTCGACGCCGAGCATGCGCAGCGTGCTGCGCTCGATGGAGAGCGTGGTGTGGCGGTTGACGTTTTGGATGATGGAGCGGATGATCTGCGCCGCTTGGTCGCGGCACTGGTCGATCTGATCGCGATCGAGGCTTAATTTGGACATTCGCGAAATTGTTTCAAGCAGAAGGCTCAAAGTCCGGCGCCGAGGGCTGAAGGCCATGGACTTTGGAATTCGGCTTTAAAACCTGTTAAAACTTTAATGTACCTGCCCCTGCGTCTCGCGAGGCTCGAGGGTCACCGAGTCCTCGTGGAGCAGGCGCGCCAAGCCGCGCTCTTTGTGCGGCCGCGATTCGGCCGCCACTGCCTGCGCGGTGGAGCACGAGCAATCCGTCAAATGCGGCTGAGGATAGGTGCTGATGAATCCCTCGTAATTGCGCACCACGACTTTTTTGTCCGACTGGCTGATCAGGTAGTTGGGTCCGACGGGGATCTTTCCCCCGCCGCCCGGCACGTCGATGACGAACTCGGGAACGGCCAGGCCGCTGGTGTGGCCGCGCAAGGATTCCAGGATCTCGATCCCTTTTTCGACGGGGGTGCGGAAGTGGCTGATCCCCTCGCTGAGATCGCATTGATAAATGTAATAAGGCTTTACGCGCAGGGCCAACAGCTCTTGCATGAGCTTTTTCATGATCAGCGCATCGCTGTTGATTTTCCTCAGCAAAACGCTCTGATTCAATATGGGGATACCACCGTCGACAAGCCGGTCGCAAGCGATTTTTACCTCGGGGGTCAGCTCGTAGGGATGGTTGAAATGCGTCATAAAATACAGGGGTTTGAACAGCTTGAGGGTGTCGACCAGCTCTTCGGTGATGCGCATGGGCAGGACGCAGGGGATCTTGCTGGCGATCCGCATGATCTCGACGTGGGGGATGGCCCGGATTCGGGAGAGGATCTCGACCAGCATGGCCTTGCCCATCATCAGGGCGTCGCCGCCCGAGACGATGACGTCCCGGATCTCCCGGTGCGAGGCGATGTAGTCGCAGATCACGTCCACCTCGTTTCGCTCTTTATGCCCCTCCTTGTCGAGGACGAAGCGGCGGCGCGTGCAGAAGCGGCAGTACATCGAGCAGACCCCCGTGATCGTGACCAGGACCCGGTCGGGGTAGCGGTGGACGACGTTGGGGACGGGCATGTCGGCGTCTTCGGCGAGGGGATCGTTCATCTCGCCCGGCTCGAGGTGCAGCTCGGCCTCGGTGGGGATGCACTGCAGGCGGATCGGACACTCGGGGTTGGTGGGATCGACGAGCGAGAGGTAATAGGGCGCCACCGCGAACTTGTATTTGGGCAGGGTCTTCCGGATGCGCGCGATCTCGTCCTCGCCGAGCGGCAGGAGCTCGGCGAGCTGCTCCGGTGTGGTCACGGTATGCTGAAGCTGCCACTTCCAGTTATCCCAGTCCGAGCGCGGGACCTCCCGCCAGGGCGCGAAGCGCTGGTAGTAGAGCGGGTTCGTATTGTCGCAATAAGGAAGACGCATAGGGCCTCCATACTACCCCCACTCCTTGGCTCATCCCGGCGAAGCGCCGCGCGCGGCGCCCGCCTTCAACCCTGAAAAAAACTCCCTTAAGGCCGCATGCCGGCGCAGCAGGTCGAGCGCGTATTCGGCATGGCCCTCGGCGTAGCCGTTCCCCATGACCAGCTCGACGTCGCGACCCAGGCCCTCGGCCGAGAGCACGGCCCGGCTGAACCGGGTCGCCATGTTGAAGAACAAAACCTTGCCCCCCGGCCGGGCCGCCAAGATCGCCGCCGCCTCCGTCTCCGGGGCGTTGCAGGCGTTGACGACCAGATCGAATTCCGGCGCCCCAGCCCTGCGCAGGGCCTCGAGGAAATCCAGGGGCCTTTGGGCGTCCGCCCGAAGCGTCCGGGTGAAGACCCCCAAGGCGGCAGCGCGCGCCAAGGCCGGCTCCGAGAGGTCCGTCGCCCACAGGGAGAGGGAAGACGGAGCAAGGCTTTGAACCGCCGCATAGGCGCAGAGGACCCCGGACTTCCCCGCCCCCAAGATCAAGACGCGATCGCTCGCCCCGGCGATCCTGCGAAACCAGGCCGGGGCCCCGCAGACATCCAGCGCCGCCAAGGCGGCCGGCTCCGGCAGATCCTCCGGCATCCGCACCGCGGGCGAGGAGGCGAAGAGGACGGCGTGCCCCTCGACCTCGACTTGGCCCGTCTCGAGTCGCACTTGAAGGATTTTTTCCAAGTGCAGCGGGGTCAAAGTCAAACTGACCAAGCTGGCGACGCGATTGCCCGGCTGAAAGCGCGACGGCGCCCCGGGCCCCAGCTCGAGGACCTCGCCCAAGAGCATGCCCCCGGAACCGGTGACCGGGTTTTGCATCTTGCCGCGTTCCCGGACGATGCGCAGGATCTCCGCGGCGATGGCCCTCGGGTCCTCGCCGCAGCTCTGACGCAGCTGCCGGAAGGAGGCCGAGTCGAGGTTCAAGCGCGAGACCCGCAAGAGGGTCTCGTCGGCATAGAGCGGCAGCCCGGGATCGAGCCGGTCGGCGGCCTGGGGCAGGACCCCTTCCGGTGCCAGGACCCGCAGCGTCCCCAAG
The Deltaproteobacteria bacterium PRO3 DNA segment above includes these coding regions:
- a CDS encoding KamA family radical SAM protein; protein product: MRLPYCDNTNPLYYQRFAPWREVPRSDWDNWKWQLQHTVTTPEQLAELLPLGEDEIARIRKTLPKYKFAVAPYYLSLVDPTNPECPIRLQCIPTEAELHLEPGEMNDPLAEDADMPVPNVVHRYPDRVLVTITGVCSMYCRFCTRRRFVLDKEGHKERNEVDVICDYIASHREIRDVIVSGGDALMMGKAMLVEILSRIRAIPHVEIMRIASKIPCVLPMRITEELVDTLKLFKPLYFMTHFNHPYELTPEVKIACDRLVDGGIPILNQSVLLRKINSDALIMKKLMQELLALRVKPYYIYQCDLSEGISHFRTPVEKGIEILESLRGHTSGLAVPEFVIDVPGGGGKIPVGPNYLISQSDKKVVVRNYEGFISTYPQPHLTDCSCSTAQAVAAESRPHKERGLARLLHEDSVTLEPRETQGQVH
- a CDS encoding L-erythro-3,5-diaminohexanoate dehydrogenase — protein: MEALRRNVQPSVRPRDNPLGTLRVLAPEGVLPQAADRLDPGLPLYADETLLRVSRLNLDSASFRQLRQSCGEDPRAIAAEILRIVRERGKMQNPVTGSGGMLLGEVLELGPGAPSRFQPGNRVASLVSLTLTPLHLEKILQVRLETGQVEVEGHAVLFASSPAVRMPEDLPEPAALAALDVCGAPAWFRRIAGASDRVLILGAGKSGVLCAYAAVQSLAPSSLSLWATDLSEPALARAAALGVFTRTLRADAQRPLDFLEALRRAGAPEFDLVVNACNAPETEAAAILAARPGGKVLFFNMATRFSRAVLSAEGLGRDVELVMGNGYAEGHAEYALDLLRRHAALREFFSGLKAGAARGASPG